From Sporosarcina sp. 6E9, a single genomic window includes:
- a CDS encoding GyrI-like domain-containing protein, translated as MNKIDEKISQHIPLQDNPTENIQGIVEPRIEARAKRSYIAIPIEVTLTEWDKVNALFAELFEWLTQKGVQPNGAPFFRYWVLGDNKEKFKLEVGIPVVNATFGDERVIAGTTPEGKYVILDHKGHPDQIHETFNLLEDWSDNRGLTLDKKIADNEEFWGGRFEYYLTDPAIEPDLNKWSIEIAVKIKE; from the coding sequence ATGAATAAAATTGATGAAAAAATTTCACAACATATACCTCTACAGGACAATCCAACCGAAAATATTCAAGGTATAGTTGAACCCAGAATTGAAGCGCGTGCTAAGCGTTCTTATATCGCTATTCCAATCGAAGTCACTTTGACTGAATGGGATAAAGTGAATGCGCTATTTGCAGAACTTTTTGAATGGTTGACCCAAAAAGGCGTACAACCCAATGGTGCCCCATTTTTTCGATATTGGGTACTCGGCGATAATAAGGAGAAATTCAAATTAGAAGTTGGTATTCCTGTTGTAAATGCAACATTTGGCGATGAGCGGGTAATCGCGGGGACTACGCCAGAAGGTAAATACGTTATTCTGGACCATAAAGGACATCCAGACCAGATCCATGAGACATTTAATCTACTTGAGGATTGGTCGGATAATCGTGGGTTAACATTAGATAAAAAGATAGCGGATAATGAAGAATTTTGGGGCGGCCGTTTCGAGTATTATTTAACGGATCCAGCTATAGAGCCGGACCTTAATAAATGGTCAATTGAAATTGCTGTTAAGATTAAAGAGTAA